The proteins below come from a single Eucalyptus grandis isolate ANBG69807.140 chromosome 3, ASM1654582v1, whole genome shotgun sequence genomic window:
- the LOC120292008 gene encoding disease resistance protein RUN1-like translates to MSVLEVAFEKGIADPPEGSVVDSCLSKSRIPDQVEIVKSIVENVLEKLEIKQKEVHRHLVRLDDQVEQLTWLSAMDQRDVRLIANCGMGEIGKITMAKVIFNQLSSHFGRCCSFLEDVRVGSSTEEGKVRLQKKLLYDIVGSRLAEQVKDSEQGKKRIREVLHIKEVLLVLDDVAKEQHIEHLIGNYSLCSGSRIIITTIDKTIPLDEGFNGKIRQYEMLDMDARHALQLFCRHAFGTNSPSNDYCWLSNDIVSSVGGLHLAIEVIGSSLKRKNKAVWKEMLDNSKNVPEEEILNKLKISYDGLDNN, encoded by the exons ATGTCGgtgctggaggttgcttttgaGAAAGGCATAGCAGACCCACCAGAGGGTTCAGTGGTGGACTCGTGTCTGTCGAAGTCAAGGATCCCAGA CCAAGTAGAGATTGTCAAATCAATTGTTGAAAACGTACTGGAGAAGCTGGAGATAAAGCAAAAAGAAGTGCATCGACATTTAGTTAGACTTGATGATCAGGTGGAACAGTTGACATGGTTATCAGCTATGGACCAACGGGATGTACGGCTTATTGCAAATTGCGGAATGGGTGAAATTGGTAAAATAACTATGGCCAAGGTcatttttaatcaattgtcttCCCACTTTGGAAGGTGTTGTAGCTTCCTTGAGGATGTTCGAGTAGGCTCATCAACCGAGGAGGGCAAAGTCCGGCTGCAAAAGAAACTACTATATGACATTGTTGGTTCAAGATTGGCAGAACAAGTCAAGGATAGTGAACAAGGGAAGAAGAGGATTAGAGAAGTACTCCACATTAAGGAGGTCCTTCTGGTTTTGGATGATGTTGCTAAAGAACAGCATATTGAGCATCTAATAGGAAATTATTCATTATGTTCAGGATCTCGCATAATCATTACAACAATAGACAAAACAATTCCATTAGATGAGggatttaatggtaaaattcgACAGTACGAGATGCTAGACATGGATGCTCGTCACGCACTTCAACTTTTTTGTCGACATGCCTTTGGTACAAACTCTCCATCAAATGATTATTGTTGGCTTTCAAATGATATTGTCTCAAGTGTGGGAGGGCTTCATTTGGCAATTGAAGTGATAGGTTCATcacttaaaaggaaaaacaaagcaGTTTGGAAAGAGATGTTGGACAATTCAAAGAATGTACCTGAAGAAGAGATtcttaataaattgaaaattagcTATGATGGCTTAGACAATAATTAG